A single region of the Gemmatimonadaceae bacterium genome encodes:
- a CDS encoding twin-arginine translocation signal domain-containing protein yields the protein MNSLPRVRPGLLRHQLDRQVLIYDARDDRVHLLDTTTGHVFELLEEGGRGREGIVAELATRMNAGESDSLLQLSLDELRKADLLDDVSAPVAPLTEINRRDLLRKVGMAGAAALLIPAIATLTATSAYAQASCLPLDHLCDPNLIPCCTPNTCQDVDPGTEVGTCQAP from the coding sequence ATGAATTCGCTTCCTCGCGTTCGCCCCGGATTGCTCCGTCACCAGCTCGACAGGCAGGTGCTGATTTACGACGCTCGCGACGACCGCGTGCACCTTCTGGACACGACGACAGGTCACGTGTTCGAACTCCTCGAGGAAGGTGGCCGGGGCCGCGAGGGAATCGTCGCGGAGCTGGCGACCCGAATGAACGCGGGGGAGAGCGACAGCCTGTTGCAGCTCTCGCTCGACGAGCTGAGAAAGGCCGATCTCCTCGATGACGTTTCTGCTCCGGTGGCGCCCCTCACTGAGATCAATCGACGCGACCTGCTTCGGAAGGTTGGAATGGCAGGTGCAGCGGCGCTTCTGATTCCGGCCATCGCGACGCTGACCGCGACCTCAGCTTATGCGCAGGCGTCCTGTCTTCCGCTCGACCATCTCTGTGACCCCAACCTGATACCATGCTGCACGCCCAATACGTGTCAGGACGTGGATCCTGGCACTGAAGTGGGGACCTGCCAGGCTCCCTGA
- a CDS encoding MauE/DoxX family redox-associated membrane protein has protein sequence MIVSGEMLSGVSWLVLGPWVVGAVFLWGGAIKAIAPHVFAAHLTRLGWIPRRLVQRAVLAAAAFEGALGVALILRVAPAVVLPATVVLLVALTAVSWWGVKSGQTTDCGCYGGYVVPSMSQSIALNAALAALALSAWIFLPPSPETLPWKFVAAAAVAVGLGAFAFASQQTLRRHGRFMIDMSPLKVGRRWRSAWGAVPEDETEFLVSFLGPDCPYCKQWVRVLNAIQPTPGLPRVAGVVATSRERLETFVEAAGIRFPITTIPQTLMNRLVWSVPTTVLVTGGRIQKQWRGNMPPEFFHRFRQAFFPEAETPLEPINRFEQAPARLST, from the coding sequence ATGATTGTTTCCGGCGAGATGCTTTCTGGAGTTTCCTGGCTCGTGCTCGGCCCGTGGGTCGTTGGCGCGGTCTTTCTCTGGGGCGGAGCGATCAAAGCGATAGCGCCCCACGTTTTCGCCGCGCATCTGACACGACTTGGATGGATACCTCGCCGGCTCGTTCAACGCGCGGTATTAGCCGCTGCCGCGTTCGAGGGCGCCTTGGGAGTCGCACTGATCCTGAGAGTGGCGCCGGCCGTGGTGTTGCCCGCTACTGTCGTGTTGCTTGTTGCACTCACCGCCGTGAGCTGGTGGGGCGTAAAAAGCGGACAAACGACCGATTGCGGGTGTTACGGCGGATACGTAGTCCCTTCAATGTCCCAGAGCATCGCGCTCAACGCCGCCCTCGCCGCACTGGCGCTCTCGGCGTGGATATTTCTGCCTCCGTCGCCCGAGACGCTTCCATGGAAATTCGTCGCAGCGGCCGCGGTCGCGGTCGGGCTTGGCGCTTTCGCCTTTGCATCTCAGCAAACGCTTCGCCGGCACGGTCGGTTCATGATCGACATGAGCCCGCTTAAAGTCGGACGGCGCTGGCGGTCCGCGTGGGGCGCTGTCCCCGAGGACGAAACGGAGTTTCTGGTTTCTTTTCTGGGGCCTGACTGCCCGTACTGCAAGCAATGGGTGCGTGTGCTCAACGCCATTCAGCCGACCCCTGGACTACCCCGAGTGGCTGGGGTCGTCGCGACATCCAGGGAGAGGCTGGAAACATTCGTCGAAGCCGCGGGGATCCGTTTCCCGATTACGACCATACCGCAGACCCTCATGAATCGGCTGGTGTGGAGCGTGCCGACCACCGTGCTTGTGACAGGTGGAAGGATTCAAAAACAGTGGCGTGGGAACATGCCACCCGAGTTCTTTCACCGGTTCAGGCAAGCATTCTTCCCCGAGGCTGAAACGCCGCTGGAGCCAATCAATCGATTTGAGCAAGCGCCTGCGCGGCTGAGTACCTGA
- a CDS encoding nucleotidyltransferase family protein, translating into MRPETALVIALSRIPIRDAARQRVHRLVGEGIDWEAVLTLATQWQVEPAVFGNLGSELLEAMPAAVLSRAAELEKLSRAYAISRTLILTQLVKSLDRAGVPSIVLKGPAVAIAAYDDYSRRTFADADLLVRRRDLIRARDLVLSRGYSARYRPERENGLIAGQHALEFSDSRTSVELHWTLLSRHLRFNLDVDDLWSHAVVTPCMDSQMRVLAPEHLFLYLCAHGAKHEWRIFRWVCDIAQLADRLTPTQAERVMGLANDAHAKRLLALGLRLVREMFGEEGSPFPPAAFGSERETARLVALVRARLTSEAVASSGLVPRRMAHIHHYMEPLAFWLLSRERMSDRLACSAQFFFVPAAGDSSRGQLQRVFRPVRLAAKAIRRLAHAS; encoded by the coding sequence ATGAGACCCGAAACAGCGCTCGTCATCGCCCTGAGCCGCATACCGATTCGCGATGCAGCGCGGCAGCGCGTGCATCGGCTGGTCGGCGAAGGGATTGACTGGGAAGCGGTTCTGACGCTCGCCACGCAATGGCAGGTCGAGCCCGCCGTCTTCGGAAATCTAGGATCGGAATTACTCGAGGCAATGCCGGCGGCGGTGCTTTCCCGCGCGGCCGAACTGGAAAAGCTGTCCCGGGCGTATGCGATATCGCGTACGTTGATCCTCACGCAACTGGTGAAGAGTCTGGATCGGGCGGGCGTTCCGTCCATTGTGTTGAAGGGACCGGCCGTGGCGATCGCCGCGTACGATGACTATTCACGACGCACATTTGCCGATGCAGACCTGCTGGTGCGGCGGAGAGATCTCATCCGGGCGCGCGACCTCGTGCTCAGTAGAGGGTACTCGGCCCGGTATCGCCCTGAGCGAGAAAATGGCTTGATAGCCGGCCAGCATGCGCTGGAGTTTTCCGATTCCCGAACAAGCGTGGAGCTTCACTGGACTTTGTTATCCCGTCATCTCCGATTCAATCTCGACGTGGACGATCTCTGGAGCCACGCAGTGGTGACGCCGTGCATGGACTCGCAAATGAGAGTGCTTGCGCCTGAACATCTCTTCCTCTACCTCTGCGCCCACGGCGCAAAGCATGAGTGGCGGATCTTTCGATGGGTTTGCGACATCGCCCAGCTCGCCGACCGTCTGACTCCAACGCAGGCGGAGCGAGTGATGGGACTCGCCAACGACGCTCATGCGAAACGACTTCTGGCTCTTGGGCTGCGCCTAGTCCGCGAGATGTTCGGGGAGGAGGGTTCGCCCTTTCCGCCCGCAGCCTTCGGATCTGAGCGCGAGACGGCGCGACTCGTGGCGCTCGTAAGAGCGCGGCTCACCTCGGAAGCGGTCGCCTCAAGTGGGCTTGTTCCACGGCGAATGGCACATATCCATCACTACATGGAGCCGCTGGCATTCTGGCTCCTGTCGCGTGAGCGAATGAGCGATCGACTCGCATGTAGCGCGCAGTTTTTCTTTGTCCCCGCGGCGGGCGACAGCAGCCGTGGCCAGTTGCAGCGCGTATTCCGCCCGGTCCGGCTCGCCGCGAAAGCAATCCGGCGTCTTGCACACGCCTCGTGA
- a CDS encoding MBOAT family O-acyltransferase — protein MLFNSFTFLIFFPVVVTIYFVLPHRARWAWLLAASCYFYMAFIPVYILILFFTIAVDYAAGILIEDSQGKRRRMFLTMSIVANVGVLAIFKYFNFLNANTRAIAEVFHWPYDMPALDIILPIGLSFHTFQAMSYTIEVYRGRHKAERHPGIFSLYVMFFPQLVAGPIERPQNLLPQFRERHEFDYDRVADGLRRMGWGLFLKVVIADRLSQYVNPVYNAPYDYDGLTLVVATIFFAFQIYCDFAGYSNIALGAAEVMGFRLMRNFNRPYLSRSISEFWSRWHISLSTWFRDYVYLALGGNRVPKPRWYFNLFVTFLLSGLWHGANWTFVVWGALNGFYLVSSIATQGMRERIAARTGLMDHPRFHAVTRVGLTFALTCFAWIFFRAGSLSDAGHIISQMLVRPTLHQIIPDGLRAEGITKLQVAFSGMLIGGLMLFEAISARVDIARRFAIQPAWVRWPAYYLLCMSIWLLGVSNEAKAFIYFQF, from the coding sequence ATGCTTTTCAACTCGTTCACCTTCCTGATCTTCTTCCCGGTCGTCGTGACGATCTATTTCGTCCTGCCGCACCGGGCCCGTTGGGCGTGGCTGCTCGCGGCGAGCTGCTACTTCTACATGGCGTTCATTCCCGTCTACATCCTCATTCTCTTCTTCACTATCGCCGTGGACTACGCGGCAGGGATACTCATCGAGGACTCCCAGGGAAAAAGAAGGCGGATGTTCCTCACCATGAGTATCGTCGCCAATGTCGGCGTGCTGGCGATCTTCAAGTACTTCAATTTCCTGAACGCGAACACCCGCGCCATTGCGGAGGTCTTCCACTGGCCATACGACATGCCGGCGCTCGACATCATCCTGCCGATCGGACTGTCGTTTCACACTTTCCAGGCGATGAGCTACACGATCGAGGTATATCGCGGCCGCCACAAAGCCGAACGCCATCCCGGAATTTTTTCGCTGTACGTGATGTTCTTCCCGCAGCTCGTTGCCGGACCCATCGAGCGTCCGCAGAATCTCCTTCCGCAGTTCCGCGAGCGCCACGAGTTCGATTACGATCGCGTCGCCGACGGATTGAGACGCATGGGTTGGGGTCTCTTCCTCAAGGTCGTCATCGCCGACCGTCTTTCGCAGTACGTCAATCCGGTCTACAACGCACCCTACGATTACGACGGTCTCACGCTCGTCGTCGCGACGATATTCTTCGCTTTTCAGATCTATTGCGATTTCGCGGGCTACTCCAACATCGCGCTCGGCGCCGCGGAGGTGATGGGATTCCGCCTCATGCGGAACTTCAACCGTCCGTACCTTTCACGCTCGATCAGCGAATTCTGGTCGCGATGGCACATCTCGCTTTCCACATGGTTCCGCGACTACGTGTACCTCGCACTCGGAGGGAATCGGGTGCCGAAGCCGCGGTGGTATTTCAACCTTTTTGTAACGTTTCTCCTCAGCGGACTCTGGCACGGCGCGAACTGGACGTTCGTGGTGTGGGGAGCCCTCAACGGGTTCTACCTCGTCTCCTCGATCGCCACTCAGGGCATGCGCGAGCGCATCGCCGCTCGGACTGGCCTCATGGACCATCCGCGATTCCACGCGGTGACGAGAGTCGGACTGACATTCGCGCTCACCTGTTTCGCCTGGATATTCTTTCGCGCCGGGTCACTCAGCGACGCCGGTCATATCATCTCTCAAATGCTCGTCCGCCCAACCCTTCACCAGATTATTCCCGACGGGCTGCGCGCTGAAGGGATCACGAAGCTCCAGGTCGCCTTCTCGGGGATGCTGATCGGCGGCTTGATGCTTTTCGAGGCGATCAGCGCTCGGGTCGACATAGCGCGCCGCTTTGCGATCCAGCCTGCGTGGGTCAGGTGGCCCGCGTATTATTTGCTCTGCATGTCGATCTGGCTTCTTGGCGTCAGCAACGAAGCGAAGGCTTTCATCTACTTTCAGTTCTGA
- a CDS encoding GDP-mannose 4,6-dehydratase, with protein sequence MSDSSRTALICGVSGQDGAYLAQLLLTRGYTVHGASRDAEARSFRNLRKLGLLDSVRLESLTITDFRSVLQALRRVRPDEVYNLAGQSSVGLSFDQPVETLESISVGTLNLLEAIRFTDRPVRFYNAGSGECFGDTREPADEQTAFRPRSPYAVAKSAAHWEVANYADAYGLYACTGILFNHESPLRAERFVTKKIVAAACRISRGSGERLQLGDLSVQRDWGWAPEYVEAMWKMLQQDAPATYVIATGKSHTLAEFVARAFAEVGLDWQDHVDVDRRLFRPADINFARANPALARERLGWSARAHMHDVVHMMMAAELAEQVS encoded by the coding sequence ATGAGCGACTCCAGTAGAACGGCCCTGATCTGCGGTGTGTCGGGGCAGGACGGGGCGTATCTCGCTCAACTCCTGCTCACACGCGGGTATACCGTACACGGCGCATCGCGCGACGCCGAGGCGAGGAGCTTCCGGAATCTGCGCAAGCTGGGATTGCTCGACTCGGTACGCCTCGAGTCGCTGACGATCACGGATTTCCGGAGCGTCCTGCAGGCGCTTCGACGTGTGAGGCCTGATGAGGTTTACAATCTTGCGGGCCAGAGCTCGGTGGGTCTCTCTTTCGACCAGCCGGTGGAGACGCTGGAAAGCATCAGCGTCGGCACGCTCAACCTGCTTGAAGCAATTCGCTTTACCGACCGGCCGGTACGCTTCTACAATGCCGGCTCGGGTGAGTGCTTCGGGGATACTCGCGAGCCGGCCGATGAACAAACCGCGTTTCGGCCGCGCAGCCCCTATGCAGTCGCAAAGTCTGCCGCGCACTGGGAAGTGGCGAACTACGCGGACGCTTACGGTCTTTATGCGTGCACCGGGATTCTGTTCAACCACGAATCGCCCCTGCGCGCCGAGCGCTTCGTGACGAAGAAGATAGTCGCTGCTGCGTGCCGAATTTCCCGGGGAAGCGGCGAACGGCTTCAGCTGGGCGACCTGAGCGTCCAGCGAGACTGGGGATGGGCGCCGGAATACGTCGAGGCGATGTGGAAGATGCTTCAGCAGGATGCGCCCGCGACTTATGTCATAGCAACCGGGAAATCACACACGCTTGCCGAATTCGTCGCGCGCGCTTTTGCCGAGGTTGGACTCGACTGGCAGGATCACGTAGATGTGGATCGGCGGTTGTTCAGGCCGGCCGACATCAACTTCGCCCGTGCCAATCCGGCGCTTGCCCGGGAGCGACTGGGCTGGTCCGCCCGGGCGCACATGCACGACGTGGTTCACATGATGATGGCGGCCGAGCTGGCCGAGCAGGTTAGTTGA
- a CDS encoding glycosyltransferase family 2 protein, with amino-acid sequence MRVSALMPVYNEAATIVESVRRVRAVPLDIELICVDDGSSDTTHEVLEQLKADGEIDHFAAHERNRGKGAAVRTALQYATGDVVVIQDADLEYDPQELPRLLEPILSGRADAVFGSRFRGDTRRVLYYWHSMGNNLLTMLSNMATNLNLTDMETCYKMMRTDLMKSLPLSTDRFGIEPELTARLAQARARIYEVPISYSGRTYAEGKKIGWTDGAAALWHIVRSNFLSGKAPLYVPPASAPRLTPSASLPSIGEARERREGSAIQG; translated from the coding sequence ATGCGCGTTTCTGCACTCATGCCCGTATACAACGAAGCTGCTACGATCGTTGAGAGTGTCAGGCGCGTACGGGCTGTGCCGCTGGATATCGAGCTCATCTGCGTCGACGACGGCTCGTCGGACACGACGCACGAAGTCCTCGAGCAGCTGAAGGCTGATGGGGAGATCGACCATTTCGCTGCCCACGAGCGAAATCGCGGCAAAGGGGCGGCGGTCCGCACCGCTCTTCAGTACGCGACGGGCGATGTTGTCGTGATTCAGGACGCGGACCTGGAGTACGATCCGCAGGAGCTCCCTCGCCTGCTGGAGCCGATTCTGAGCGGGCGCGCTGACGCGGTCTTTGGAAGTCGCTTCAGAGGCGACACGCGTCGCGTCCTTTACTACTGGCACAGCATGGGGAACAACCTGCTGACAATGCTGTCCAACATGGCCACAAATCTGAACCTCACCGACATGGAGACATGCTACAAGATGATGAGGACGGATCTGATGAAATCACTCCCCCTGAGCACTGACCGCTTCGGCATCGAGCCGGAGCTGACCGCCCGTCTCGCCCAGGCACGAGCGCGAATCTACGAAGTCCCCATCAGCTACAGCGGGCGAACCTACGCCGAGGGTAAGAAGATCGGGTGGACCGATGGGGCCGCGGCGTTGTGGCACATCGTACGATCGAATTTCCTGTCGGGGAAGGCGCCGCTCTACGTGCCGCCTGCCAGTGCACCGCGCCTCACGCCCAGCGCGTCTCTACCGTCGATTGGTGAAGCCCGGGAGCGGCGAGAGGGAAGCGCCATACAAGGCTGA
- a CDS encoding class I SAM-dependent methyltransferase, whose amino-acid sequence MHTPDFVYSGSELEGLADARNYYGWLLRRFSPFVGAHVIEIGAGTGTFSEFLLTLPQVQRLVAIEPSENNFPILSRRLARDPRASPVKGYLRHAPAGSADTLVAVNVLEHVERDDEFLREAWEKARPGGTMLLFVPAVPAIFGSLDTAFEHFRRYTRTSLRQRVETAGWHIEMLGYMNLPGILTWFVAGKLLRRTSIGRPETRLYDRVVVPIAAAIEDRVTVPIGQSLIAIGRKADSITS is encoded by the coding sequence TTGCACACTCCGGACTTCGTCTATTCCGGCTCGGAGCTCGAAGGTCTGGCCGACGCGCGCAATTATTACGGCTGGCTGCTGCGAAGATTTTCCCCGTTCGTCGGCGCGCATGTAATCGAGATCGGGGCCGGGACAGGGACGTTTTCCGAATTCCTGCTCACGCTCCCCCAGGTCCAGCGTCTCGTCGCGATCGAGCCGAGCGAGAACAACTTCCCGATTCTCTCCCGGCGTCTCGCGAGGGACCCAAGAGCTTCACCGGTGAAGGGCTACCTCAGGCACGCACCGGCGGGGTCCGCGGACACGCTAGTGGCGGTGAACGTCCTAGAGCACGTCGAGCGCGACGACGAATTTCTGCGAGAAGCCTGGGAGAAAGCTCGCCCGGGTGGAACAATGCTGTTGTTTGTTCCTGCCGTGCCTGCCATTTTTGGCTCGCTCGACACGGCCTTCGAGCATTTTCGGCGCTACACCAGAACATCGCTTCGACAGCGCGTCGAGACGGCGGGCTGGCACATCGAAATGCTCGGGTACATGAATCTGCCGGGCATTCTTACCTGGTTCGTTGCCGGCAAGCTGTTGCGCCGGACGTCCATTGGCAGACCGGAGACGAGACTTTATGACCGCGTCGTCGTCCCGATTGCGGCGGCAATAGAGGACCGCGTGACGGTACCGATCGGACAGAGCCTCATCGCGATCGGCCGGAAAGCTGACTCAATCACATCCTAG
- a CDS encoding nucleoside-diphosphate sugar epimerase/dehydratase, with product MTLKSLRNRHLFVADALAVILAPLVAFLVRFEEASWISQNLRLVSLYLLLSIPLRLAIFYAAGMYRRLWRHASVGELKPIAVAAFGGGVVAGLVGIVILPVFNLTETRVPFSVVFIDTLLTGALIALPRLMVRVTRHGSLRRRRYESGKRVLIAGAGDAGKLVVKELFATSQLGLEPIGFVDSDASKHGHMLAGLPVFGPLAHIPEIVERFGVAEIIIAMPSAPGTVIRQVVRAALSCGIPTRTVPSLPEIISRQGNATGLREVEIQDLLRRDAVETDLAAVAELATSETVLITGAGGSIGSELCRQLARLAPSKLVLLGHGENSIFDIFQELSLSFPDVDIMPVIADVRDRNRIFHIFQQQRPHAVFHAAAHKHVPLMEDNVLEAVTNNVSGTRNVVDAAIETNVQHFVFISTDKAVRPTSVMGATKRIAEQLVQHAATKHHRNFVSVRFGNVLGSRGSVVPTFLRQIRAGGPVTVTHPEMRRYFMTIPEAVQLVLQAGALGRGGEVFVLDMGEQIRVVDIATDLIRLSGLEVGTDIEITFTGVRPGEKLYEEMFFTAENVLPTDHPKVLRARNGLLADGTVRRIEALTKATDIGRPEDYIRKLLQTLVPDFHPHGASSHEDDLRSESVRRA from the coding sequence TTGACGCTGAAGTCACTCCGTAACAGGCATCTCTTCGTCGCCGATGCGCTCGCGGTCATTCTGGCACCGCTCGTCGCCTTCCTCGTAAGATTCGAGGAAGCGAGCTGGATAAGTCAAAATCTTCGACTCGTCTCCCTCTACCTCCTACTCTCGATACCGCTTCGCCTGGCGATCTTTTACGCCGCGGGGATGTATCGGCGTTTGTGGCGACACGCGAGCGTCGGTGAGCTGAAGCCCATCGCCGTCGCGGCGTTCGGCGGCGGCGTCGTTGCCGGGCTCGTGGGTATCGTCATCCTTCCGGTGTTCAACCTCACGGAGACGCGTGTTCCCTTCTCCGTGGTATTCATCGACACCCTCCTCACGGGTGCACTCATCGCCTTGCCGCGGCTGATGGTGCGCGTAACGCGCCATGGCTCGCTCCGCCGCCGCCGGTACGAGAGCGGCAAGCGTGTTCTTATCGCGGGTGCCGGGGACGCTGGAAAGCTTGTGGTCAAGGAGCTGTTCGCGACATCTCAGCTTGGACTCGAGCCGATCGGGTTCGTCGACAGCGACGCGTCGAAGCACGGACACATGCTGGCCGGCCTCCCGGTTTTTGGCCCGCTCGCACACATCCCCGAGATCGTCGAGCGCTTCGGTGTCGCCGAGATCATCATCGCAATGCCCTCGGCGCCGGGCACTGTCATACGGCAGGTCGTCCGCGCCGCGTTGAGCTGCGGCATCCCGACGCGAACCGTCCCAAGTCTGCCTGAGATCATCTCGCGCCAGGGAAATGCTACCGGCCTGCGCGAGGTGGAGATTCAGGACCTCCTGCGTCGCGACGCCGTAGAGACGGATCTGGCCGCGGTCGCCGAGCTTGCGACGAGCGAGACCGTTCTCATCACGGGCGCGGGCGGATCCATCGGCAGCGAGCTGTGTCGCCAGCTCGCGCGGCTTGCGCCGTCAAAGCTCGTGCTCCTTGGACACGGCGAGAACTCGATCTTCGACATCTTCCAGGAGCTGTCGCTCAGCTTTCCGGACGTCGACATCATGCCGGTGATCGCGGATGTTCGTGACCGCAACCGGATCTTCCACATCTTCCAGCAGCAGCGGCCCCACGCCGTCTTTCACGCCGCCGCCCACAAGCACGTCCCCCTGATGGAGGACAACGTCCTCGAAGCCGTGACGAATAACGTTTCAGGCACGAGGAACGTTGTCGACGCCGCCATCGAGACGAACGTGCAGCATTTCGTGTTCATCTCGACCGACAAGGCCGTCCGCCCAACGAGCGTTATGGGCGCGACGAAGAGAATCGCCGAGCAGCTCGTGCAGCACGCCGCTACAAAGCATCACCGCAATTTCGTTTCGGTGCGTTTTGGGAATGTCCTCGGCAGCCGCGGCAGCGTTGTTCCCACCTTCCTCCGGCAGATTCGCGCTGGTGGCCCCGTCACGGTCACGCACCCCGAAATGCGTCGCTACTTCATGACGATCCCCGAAGCGGTGCAGCTGGTTCTACAGGCGGGTGCACTCGGGCGTGGCGGTGAAGTATTCGTGCTCGACATGGGTGAGCAGATTCGGGTGGTGGACATTGCTACCGATCTCATCCGTCTGTCGGGCCTCGAGGTCGGAACCGACATCGAGATCACGTTCACCGGCGTGCGGCCCGGCGAGAAGCTGTACGAAGAGATGTTCTTCACGGCCGAGAATGTGCTTCCGACGGATCACCCCAAAGTTCTGCGTGCGAGAAACGGGTTGCTCGCCGACGGTACGGTAAGGCGCATCGAGGCGCTCACCAAAGCAACAGATATCGGTCGGCCGGAGGACTATATCCGTAAGCTGCTGCAGACTCTCGTCCCCGATTTCCATCCGCACGGCGCTTCGAGTCACGAGGACGATTTGCGCAGCGAAAGCGTGCGAAGAGCGTAA
- the gmd gene encoding GDP-mannose 4,6-dehydratase, translating to MKTALITGVTGQDGAYLARLLLAKGYMVHGVKRRASQFNTQRVDGIYAEPQDVHSRFVMHYGDLTDSTNLIRIVQETQPDEIYNLAAQSHVQVSFETPEYTGNADGLGTLRLLEALRILGMLGRVRFYQASTSEMFGKVQSVPQSETTPFYPRSPYGVAKLYAHWITVNYREAYGVHASSGILFNHESPIRGETFVTRKITMAAARIREGQQDKLYLGNLHARRDWGFAGDYVEGMWRMVQDDAPGDYVLATGEVHTVRDFCRLAFARAGMDIEFRGGGTDEAGFDTATGREVIAVDPRYFRPTEVELLMGDSTKARTRLGWVPTVNFTELVEMMVDADLTALQSGIPFTVESSDSALQALLK from the coding sequence ATGAAGACTGCGCTAATTACCGGAGTCACGGGACAGGACGGCGCCTACCTCGCCAGACTGCTGCTCGCCAAGGGCTACATGGTCCACGGCGTCAAGCGCCGCGCCTCGCAGTTCAACACACAGCGGGTAGACGGCATCTACGCCGAGCCGCAGGACGTCCATTCGCGGTTCGTCATGCATTACGGCGACCTCACCGACTCGACGAACCTGATCCGCATAGTTCAGGAGACCCAGCCGGACGAGATATACAACCTTGCCGCCCAGAGCCACGTCCAGGTCTCTTTCGAAACACCCGAGTACACGGGAAACGCCGACGGTCTTGGAACGCTGCGACTGCTTGAAGCGCTGCGCATACTTGGAATGCTCGGACGCGTTCGATTCTATCAGGCGTCGACCTCGGAGATGTTCGGGAAGGTGCAGTCCGTTCCGCAGTCCGAGACCACTCCGTTCTATCCGAGGTCCCCTTACGGTGTCGCGAAGCTTTACGCCCACTGGATAACGGTGAATTACCGGGAGGCGTACGGCGTTCATGCTTCGAGCGGCATACTGTTCAATCACGAGTCGCCGATCCGGGGCGAGACCTTCGTGACTCGCAAGATCACGATGGCCGCCGCCCGCATTCGCGAGGGACAGCAGGACAAGCTCTATCTGGGGAACCTCCACGCCAGACGCGACTGGGGATTTGCCGGAGACTATGTGGAGGGCATGTGGCGGATGGTGCAGGATGACGCGCCCGGTGATTATGTCCTGGCCACGGGCGAGGTTCACACCGTCCGGGATTTCTGCCGCCTCGCGTTCGCCCGTGCGGGGATGGACATCGAATTCCGCGGAGGCGGGACTGACGAGGCCGGGTTCGACACAGCCACCGGTCGCGAAGTGATCGCCGTGGATCCGCGCTATTTCCGCCCGACAGAGGTCGAGCTCCTCATGGGCGATTCCACGAAGGCCCGAACAAGACTTGGATGGGTGCCTACCGTTAACTTCACTGAGCTAGTGGAGATGATGGTGGATGCAGACCTGACTGCGCTCCAATCCGGAATTCCCTTTACGGTAGAGTCGTCCGACTCGGCTCTGCAGGCACTGCTTAAGTGA
- a CDS encoding GDP-L-fucose synthase, whose product MTPVTPAKCYVAGHRGLVGSALVRALHAAGYPAPIVRLRAELDLLDQRAVRAFFSETTPEVVFVAAARVGGIQANNSERWDFIHQNLVIETNILGAALETGVERLVFFGSSCIYPRLSPQPIREDYLLTGPLEETNEPYAIAKIAGVKMVEAAVAEHGVDWVSVMPTNLYGPNDNFDLETSHVLPALIRKFHEAREARESGRDEPVVLWGTGTARREFLHVDDAARAAIQLMESRATGLFNVGYGEDLPVSELASLVSSVLGYDGPVRWDSSRPDGTPRKLLDSSRILATGWAPRIPLEDGIRSVYEWYREASESMMTRAGH is encoded by the coding sequence GTGACCCCGGTAACGCCGGCGAAGTGTTACGTCGCCGGACACCGCGGGCTGGTCGGGTCGGCACTGGTGCGCGCCCTGCACGCCGCCGGATACCCGGCGCCGATAGTGCGACTGCGGGCGGAGCTCGACCTGCTCGACCAGCGTGCCGTCCGGGCGTTTTTCTCCGAGACAACGCCGGAGGTGGTTTTCGTAGCGGCGGCAAGAGTCGGTGGAATCCAGGCGAACAACAGCGAGCGGTGGGACTTCATTCATCAGAATCTTGTCATCGAAACGAACATTCTCGGTGCCGCGCTCGAGACGGGCGTAGAGCGCCTTGTTTTCTTCGGGAGCTCATGCATCTATCCGCGTCTCTCACCGCAGCCAATCCGGGAAGACTATCTGCTGACCGGCCCGCTGGAAGAAACCAACGAGCCGTACGCGATCGCGAAGATCGCCGGCGTCAAGATGGTCGAAGCGGCCGTCGCGGAACACGGTGTCGACTGGGTTTCCGTAATGCCGACGAATCTTTACGGACCAAATGACAACTTCGACCTGGAGACATCGCACGTTCTGCCGGCCCTCATCCGGAAATTTCACGAAGCCAGGGAAGCGCGTGAATCGGGTCGCGACGAGCCGGTCGTCCTATGGGGGACCGGCACGGCTCGCCGCGAGTTCCTGCACGTCGATGACGCCGCAAGGGCGGCGATCCAGCTGATGGAATCTCGCGCCACCGGCTTGTTCAACGTCGGGTATGGTGAGGATCTGCCGGTGAGCGAGCTTGCCAGTCTGGTTTCGTCAGTTCTCGGCTACGACGGACCCGTGCGGTGGGACAGCTCGCGCCCGGACGGCACTCCACGCAAGCTGCTCGACTCGTCGCGCATCCTCGCCACGGGTTGGGCGCCGCGCATCCCGCTAGAGGACGGCATACGGTCGGTTTATGAGTGGTACCGTGAGGCCAGCGAGTCCATGATGACGAGGGCCGGCCACTGA